Proteins encoded in a region of the Melioribacteraceae bacterium genome:
- a CDS encoding phosphoribosylaminoimidazolesuccinocarboxamide synthase has protein sequence MTYNTLTTTDFKELKLFKRGKVRDVYDLGKYYLIVSTDRLSAFDVIMNEGIPHKGNVLNRISAFWFDYTSDLIENHIISMDVDSYPEICKPYREELINRSMLVKKAELIPIECIVRGYITGSGWNDYKKTGQICGIQLPSGLVESEKLSEPIFTPSTKADIGLHDENITEKQAISIIGSDAYNKLKEITISVYEKASEYALKKGIIIADTKMEFGYYDGKIILIDELLTPDSSRFWPLDQYRAGTSQDSFDKQYVRDYLISIKFKKQPPPPPLPEDVVLNTSRKYQEALFMLTGERIS, from the coding sequence ATGACTTATAATACATTGACAACTACAGACTTTAAGGAATTGAAGCTCTTCAAGCGCGGAAAAGTACGCGATGTTTATGATCTTGGTAAGTATTATCTGATTGTCTCGACCGACCGGCTCTCTGCTTTTGACGTTATTATGAACGAAGGCATACCGCATAAGGGTAATGTCCTTAACAGAATTTCCGCATTCTGGTTCGATTATACAAGTGATTTGATTGAGAATCATATAATTAGTATGGATGTTGATTCATATCCGGAAATTTGTAAGCCCTATAGAGAAGAACTTATTAATAGGTCTATGCTTGTAAAAAAAGCGGAACTGATACCTATAGAATGTATTGTGCGTGGATATATCACCGGTTCGGGTTGGAACGATTATAAAAAGACCGGCCAAATATGCGGTATTCAGCTCCCGTCCGGATTAGTCGAATCTGAAAAACTCTCCGAACCGATCTTTACTCCATCAACTAAAGCCGATATCGGCCTTCACGACGAGAACATTACTGAAAAGCAGGCGATCTCTATAATCGGAAGTGATGCTTATAATAAACTGAAAGAAATTACAATTTCTGTTTATGAAAAAGCTTCGGAATATGCTCTTAAGAAAGGGATTATTATTGCTGATACAAAAATGGAATTCGGGTATTATGACGGAAAAATAATTCTTATTGACGAGCTGCTTACACCGGACTCCTCCCGTTTCTGGCCATTGGACCAGTACCGGGCAGGTACTTCTCAGGATAGTTTCGATAAACAATATGTAAGGGATTATCTTATTTCGATAAAATTCAAAAAACAACCCCCTCCGCCGCCATTACCTGAAGATGTTGTATTAAATACGAGCAGGAAATACCAGGAGGCACTTTTTATGCTTACCGGAGAAAGAATATCCTGA
- a CDS encoding xanthine dehydrogenase family protein molybdopterin-binding subunit has translation MKKISRREFVKVVGISSGGLFLAAYVPAYGFNILPGDEPKIFAPSVYLKIDSHGIVTITVHRSEMGQGVQTSLPMLVAEELECEWSKIRIEQADGNPVFGNQSTGGSQSIRRTFDPFRVAGATAKAMLLSAAAAKWNIQVTDCSAENGFVTNKLNGKKLSYGELVEDASKLPVPKDVKLKDPKDYKIIGKRIHRLDTPPKIYGTAKFGIDIVIPGMVYAAVSRCPAIGGKVKSFKSDNVKSVKGVIDVFEIPQGLAVIADSTWSSFKGKNALEIEWDYGPNANIDSAAIRNNMASHLVEEGSEIEFRGVVNYDSPDLKTIENVYELPFLVHAPLEPMNCVAKVENGKAELWAPSQNPQNARTEVAKALGFKEDDVVVHVTLIGGAFGRRLVSDWAVEAALIAKASGRIIKLTWTREDDMKHSVYRPASMHKVKGSVDKQGRIANFSHHVISESITAQRFNRNIPVKDADIGEGTRRLSYNIPNMKITGTIVPTHVPVSWYRSVYNTQNPFVVESFIDELADLAKRDPFEIRREMIQENPRLKNVLELAAEKSNWGTPLPDGRGRGIACFEGYGSFCAEVVEVSVGKNQIKLEKVTAVIDCGTVVNPDTVEAQLEGAIVFALTAAMKGEITIRSGGVVEKNYDDYQLLTYSETPVIEIHIVRNFEKVGGVGELGIGACAPALANAIFAASGKRVRKLPLRMD, from the coding sequence ATGAAAAAGATTTCAAGACGTGAATTTGTTAAAGTTGTCGGAATCAGCAGTGGCGGCCTCTTCCTAGCTGCTTATGTACCAGCATACGGATTTAACATCTTACCGGGTGATGAGCCTAAAATATTTGCTCCAAGTGTATATCTTAAAATCGATTCTCACGGAATTGTTACAATCACCGTGCACAGATCCGAAATGGGTCAGGGCGTTCAGACTTCCCTTCCGATGCTCGTAGCTGAAGAACTGGAATGCGAATGGTCCAAAATAAGGATTGAGCAGGCCGACGGGAATCCGGTTTTCGGGAATCAGTCTACTGGCGGCAGTCAAAGCATCAGAAGAACTTTCGATCCATTCAGAGTTGCTGGCGCAACTGCGAAAGCAATGCTCTTGAGTGCGGCGGCTGCAAAATGGAATATTCAGGTTACAGATTGTTCCGCAGAGAACGGATTTGTAACAAATAAACTTAACGGTAAAAAGTTAAGTTATGGTGAACTTGTTGAGGATGCATCAAAATTACCTGTACCGAAAGATGTGAAACTTAAGGATCCAAAAGATTATAAAATCATCGGTAAGAGAATTCATAGACTCGATACTCCTCCTAAAATATACGGCACAGCTAAGTTCGGAATTGACATAGTAATTCCCGGAATGGTATATGCCGCAGTATCGCGATGCCCTGCGATTGGCGGAAAGGTAAAATCTTTTAAGTCAGACAATGTAAAATCGGTTAAGGGAGTTATAGATGTATTTGAAATACCGCAGGGTTTGGCAGTGATTGCAGATTCTACATGGAGCTCTTTCAAAGGAAAGAATGCGCTTGAAATAGAATGGGATTACGGTCCGAATGCTAATATTGATTCGGCTGCAATACGGAATAACATGGCATCTCATTTAGTTGAAGAGGGATCTGAAATAGAATTCAGAGGGGTTGTTAATTACGATTCACCTGATTTAAAAACAATAGAAAACGTTTATGAATTGCCATTTCTGGTTCATGCACCCCTCGAGCCGATGAATTGCGTTGCAAAAGTTGAAAACGGTAAAGCCGAACTATGGGCCCCTTCGCAGAATCCTCAAAATGCGAGAACGGAAGTTGCAAAAGCCCTTGGCTTTAAAGAGGATGATGTAGTAGTGCATGTAACTTTAATAGGCGGTGCATTCGGAAGACGTCTGGTTTCTGATTGGGCGGTGGAGGCTGCACTTATTGCCAAAGCTTCCGGAAGAATAATAAAGTTGACGTGGACCCGTGAGGACGATATGAAGCACAGTGTTTACCGGCCCGCAAGCATGCATAAAGTTAAAGGATCGGTTGATAAGCAAGGACGGATTGCTAATTTCAGTCATCATGTAATTTCAGAATCGATTACTGCACAAAGATTTAACCGGAACATTCCTGTTAAGGACGCTGATATTGGTGAAGGAACCAGAAGGCTTTCATATAATATTCCGAATATGAAAATAACTGGTACAATTGTGCCAACGCATGTTCCGGTTTCATGGTACCGATCAGTTTATAATACCCAGAATCCATTCGTAGTGGAATCATTTATAGACGAACTTGCGGATTTAGCCAAACGGGATCCATTCGAAATAAGAAGAGAAATGATTCAAGAAAATCCGCGGTTGAAAAATGTACTTGAACTGGCAGCGGAAAAATCGAATTGGGGTACTCCACTACCGGATGGAAGAGGCAGGGGCATAGCATGCTTTGAAGGTTACGGAAGTTTTTGCGCGGAAGTTGTGGAAGTCTCCGTTGGTAAAAATCAAATTAAACTGGAAAAAGTAACAGCAGTAATAGACTGCGGTACGGTTGTAAATCCTGATACTGTAGAAGCTCAGCTGGAAGGGGCAATTGTATTCGCATTGACTGCTGCGATGAAGGGAGAAATAACAATCCGTTCCGGCGGTGTGGTAGAAAAGAATTATGATGATTATCAGCTGCTTACCTATTCTGAAACACCGGTTATAGAAATTCATATTGTCAGAAATTTTGAAAAAGTTGGAGGTGTTGGAGAATTAGGAATAGGAGCTTGTGCACCAGCGCTCGCTAATGCGATTTTTGCAGCATCAGGTAAAAGGGTAAGGAAGCTTCCTCTAAGAATGGATTAA
- the pgsA gene encoding CDP-diacylglycerol--glycerol-3-phosphate 3-phosphatidyltransferase, producing the protein MILPNQLTVLRIILTPVFLVLFLSDDPVLVQISLGVFLIAAITDWYDGWLARKFNYITEWGKFLDPLADKILTSTAFVAFVVLGILELWMVLLIIIRDLIVTGLRLIADHRKISFSTSRSAKWKTFLQMFFLYYILLLYTAGTVEWINVWNRELIELLLNPTLIYYSMLFITIFTVFTGITYILSNRFLIKQLFNIETKSD; encoded by the coding sequence ATGATACTTCCAAATCAACTGACTGTTTTAAGGATTATTCTTACGCCTGTCTTTTTGGTCCTCTTTCTCTCGGATGACCCTGTTTTAGTCCAGATCTCATTGGGAGTGTTTTTAATTGCTGCAATAACAGACTGGTACGACGGCTGGCTGGCAAGAAAATTCAATTATATTACTGAATGGGGTAAGTTTCTTGATCCGCTGGCAGACAAGATTTTAACTTCTACAGCATTTGTTGCATTTGTTGTTTTGGGAATTCTGGAGTTATGGATGGTTCTGCTTATAATCATAAGAGATCTTATCGTAACTGGATTACGCTTAATTGCCGATCATCGTAAAATATCATTTTCTACAAGCAGATCTGCCAAGTGGAAAACATTTCTTCAAATGTTTTTCCTCTATTACATTTTACTGCTATATACTGCCGGCACAGTCGAATGGATTAATGTATGGAATAGAGAATTAATTGAGCTGCTTTTAAATCCTACTTTAATCTACTATTCAATGCTCTTCATTACAATTTTTACTGTTTTTACCGGCATCACTTATATACTGTCAAACCGATTTTTAATTAAACAATTATTCAATATTGAAACTAAATCAGATTGA
- a CDS encoding methylated-DNA--[protein]-cysteine S-methyltransferase produces MTDLYSHQDFIDSPLGTICIRASERGITDIIFSSEPAADLLSKNRFIKKCKSQLQEYFEGKRKVFDLEIDYYGTQFQKLVWLELLKIRFGSSISYLALASRLGNKNKIRAVAKANSQNRISIIVPCHRIIGANGELVGYSGGLWRKKWLLEHEENIEHNRKQLSFFET; encoded by the coding sequence ATGACCGATTTATATTCACACCAGGACTTTATCGATTCACCTCTCGGAACAATCTGTATCCGTGCATCAGAAAGGGGTATTACAGATATAATTTTTTCTAGCGAACCGGCAGCAGATCTTCTATCAAAAAACAGGTTTATTAAAAAATGTAAATCTCAACTCCAGGAGTATTTTGAAGGGAAGAGAAAAGTTTTTGATTTGGAGATTGATTATTACGGGACGCAATTTCAAAAACTTGTCTGGCTTGAACTTTTAAAGATCAGGTTTGGATCATCGATATCATACTTAGCACTTGCATCCCGGTTGGGAAATAAAAATAAGATCCGCGCAGTTGCTAAAGCCAATTCGCAGAACCGTATAAGCATAATAGTCCCTTGTCACAGAATTATAGGTGCAAACGGGGAACTGGTTGGATATTCAGGCGGCTTATGGCGTAAAAAGTGGTTATTGGAACATGAAGAGAATATTGAACATAACAGAAAACAACTCTCTTTCTTTGAAACGTGA
- a CDS encoding (2Fe-2S)-binding protein translates to MPELKLNINNKSYTVNVEADTQLLWVLRDTLGLTGTKYGCGEGICGSCVVHISGKAERSCSIPVKDAVGRSITTIEGLAENPDHKIFKTWIELEVSQCGYCQPGQIMTLAALFNSNNKPTREEIDEALSGVLCRCGTYPRIRKAAEKIAGEGI, encoded by the coding sequence ATGCCTGAACTAAAATTAAATATTAACAACAAATCCTACACGGTAAATGTGGAAGCCGATACTCAGCTTCTATGGGTACTGCGCGATACACTAGGTTTGACCGGTACAAAGTACGGCTGCGGTGAAGGGATATGTGGTTCATGTGTTGTACATATCAGTGGCAAAGCTGAAAGATCCTGTTCAATTCCTGTTAAAGATGCTGTCGGAAGGTCAATAACTACAATTGAAGGGCTTGCGGAAAATCCGGATCATAAAATCTTTAAGACATGGATAGAACTGGAAGTTTCTCAATGCGGCTACTGCCAACCAGGACAGATTATGACTCTCGCAGCTCTATTCAACTCTAACAACAAACCAACAAGAGAAGAGATCGACGAAGCATTATCCGGTGTATTATGCAGGTGCGGAACTTATCCCAGGATAAGGAAAGCTGCGGAGAAAATAGCCGGGGAGGGCATCTGA
- a CDS encoding DUF971 domain-containing protein: MAPLQIKIEGRDSIIINWDDETESRIKLTALRLNCPCALCASDRENNGNQYFPILSNEQLTVTNISIIGNYAVGISWMDGHNTGIYEFSYLKKLSKS, from the coding sequence ATGGCACCGTTACAGATCAAGATTGAAGGGAGAGATTCGATTATTATAAATTGGGATGACGAGACAGAAAGCAGAATAAAATTGACCGCTCTAAGGTTAAATTGTCCGTGCGCGTTATGTGCCTCCGACAGGGAAAATAATGGGAATCAGTATTTCCCGATTTTGAGTAATGAACAATTAACGGTAACAAATATTAGTATTATTGGTAATTATGCTGTTGGTATTTCCTGGATGGATGGTCACAATACCGGTATATATGAATTTAGTTACCTGAAGAAATTATCTAAAAGCTAA
- a CDS encoding PAS domain S-box protein: MDDQKNIKTSAGKQLDLPCIIIDKSGRIIALNGDVKKIIPSALPQLNFFDLFDENNLLTLQRVFIDARKYDTAVKDILEVKSGSDSKQYEVTFSPLKSENNIYFIVCFSLLTGSKTDQETKKFIIATAEIERYTSDKRILSTINKIKLTYPFTFIEKAKLQKEINEIENFFWVKDPSGKFILINESYAKALGFSSAQLENKNEIDFLPKYLIPLYRTVDQYIGDTSNALILDSSSSPISPDLRKEIQIIQFPICDLENKTVAIIGFSQPVAEKNFKDPECIDRNFIKNLPLALLFIDNENKIASYSTELMQLLLIPERQEFVKSSLNRLFDKSFTKTIEDYTSDISRTDELDFNYTFEEKGKLTVEVNVQKIFDSNNIYIGAKILLNQKNEIQILNENKAQLYDSLIHNIPEAMFIYDLDNLKFLEVNDAALKLYGYKKSEFLNMDLTDLYAPEDIQTLIQSSDTKTVNSGPWRHKRSDGSSILVELTRTSVEYKGKKGHLNIIKNVSERIEEKKKIQLLQSVFDHTADLIINTDKDGFIYSVNEQVSKKLGYSKKDLESRPFISLVSDDDRAKVNKNIFHSGLLKTISLELEFKKPSGTLLKAIVIATPIKDYNGEIENYSILIKPVEDKQENGDIQKLENEAADKIDAPFLSHMFHELLTPINVILGFAQELWESIDKPSEEQKEAVEIIKENQKLLLQIMDNAVEYSTLQQKIVKFKPELIKFVDLLNPLKENTKKLSESKKVELEYGKISSSLTLESDKQKFISLVSLLIKIGIQITKETSIYLSAFNSDENNIVVSIKDTKKAITPYLLKGFNDVFSDEESVIRRNYGFSRFSLRLANKLIELLSANKYIVMKGDEAVEFGFSFPVKFNISEKSNIEVESVKAVETDRKSAGKTPLQDIPDKPAATAKFTELDLSQLNVLYFEDQVDSQILFKNQMKDLRSIEFAPSFESALPLLKTKRFDVIIMDINLQGEYNGLDALRIIQKMPGHRDIPIIASTAYTQPGARENFMAAGFTEFLAKPLLREKVIDLLRKLLVK; encoded by the coding sequence ATGGATGATCAGAAGAATATTAAAACTTCAGCCGGCAAGCAATTAGATCTACCGTGCATCATAATTGATAAATCCGGACGGATAATTGCGCTTAACGGTGATGTAAAAAAAATAATTCCTTCCGCACTTCCTCAGTTAAATTTCTTCGATCTATTCGACGAAAATAATCTCCTTACGCTGCAAAGAGTCTTCATAGATGCAAGGAAATATGATACTGCTGTAAAGGATATACTTGAAGTAAAATCCGGTTCCGATAGCAAACAATATGAGGTCACATTTTCACCTCTAAAAAGTGAAAACAATATCTATTTTATTGTCTGTTTTTCTCTATTGACCGGGTCAAAAACCGACCAGGAAACCAAAAAGTTTATTATTGCTACTGCAGAAATTGAAAGATATACTTCCGATAAAAGAATTCTTTCAACTATTAATAAGATAAAACTTACTTATCCCTTCACATTTATCGAGAAAGCTAAACTTCAGAAAGAGATAAACGAGATTGAGAATTTTTTCTGGGTTAAAGATCCGTCGGGCAAGTTTATTCTTATCAATGAATCTTATGCTAAAGCTCTCGGCTTTTCCTCTGCTCAGTTGGAAAACAAAAACGAAATCGATTTTCTTCCAAAGTATCTGATCCCGTTATACAGGACCGTAGACCAGTATATTGGCGATACTTCGAATGCTTTGATATTGGACAGCTCATCATCCCCGATATCTCCTGATCTTAGAAAAGAGATTCAAATTATTCAATTTCCTATATGCGACCTTGAAAATAAGACGGTTGCTATTATCGGATTTTCTCAACCTGTGGCAGAAAAAAACTTTAAGGACCCTGAATGCATTGACAGGAATTTCATTAAAAATCTGCCTTTGGCACTGCTCTTTATTGATAACGAAAACAAAATAGCATCATACAGCACCGAATTAATGCAGTTATTGCTTATTCCTGAACGCCAGGAATTTGTTAAGTCCAGCCTGAATAGATTGTTCGATAAATCCTTCACAAAAACTATTGAGGATTATACTTCCGACATTTCTAGAACCGATGAACTCGATTTCAATTATACATTTGAAGAGAAAGGGAAATTGACGGTTGAGGTTAATGTTCAGAAAATATTTGATAGCAATAACATTTATATCGGTGCAAAAATTCTCCTTAATCAGAAAAATGAAATTCAGATTCTCAATGAGAACAAGGCGCAGCTTTACGATTCGCTCATACACAATATTCCGGAAGCAATGTTTATTTATGACCTCGACAACCTTAAATTTCTGGAAGTAAACGATGCTGCTCTTAAACTCTACGGATACAAAAAATCGGAATTCCTCAATATGGATCTTACCGACCTTTATGCTCCCGAGGATATCCAGACTCTAATTCAGTCTTCAGATACAAAAACAGTTAATTCAGGTCCGTGGCGTCATAAAAGAAGTGATGGCTCTTCAATACTGGTTGAACTGACACGCACATCGGTTGAATATAAAGGCAAGAAAGGTCATCTTAATATTATTAAGAATGTATCGGAACGAATTGAAGAAAAAAAGAAAATTCAGTTACTCCAGTCGGTTTTCGATCATACTGCTGATCTTATAATTAATACGGATAAAGATGGATTTATATATTCCGTAAACGAACAAGTTTCTAAAAAACTTGGCTATTCGAAAAAAGATCTTGAATCTCGTCCTTTTATTTCGCTTGTCTCGGACGACGACAGGGCAAAAGTAAATAAGAATATTTTTCATTCAGGTTTACTTAAAACTATCTCACTCGAGCTCGAATTCAAAAAACCCTCGGGCACTCTCCTTAAAGCGATTGTAATTGCAACTCCAATTAAAGACTATAACGGTGAAATAGAAAATTATTCCATTCTGATTAAACCGGTTGAAGATAAGCAGGAGAACGGCGACATTCAAAAACTTGAAAATGAAGCTGCCGATAAAATTGATGCACCGTTCCTCTCGCATATGTTTCATGAGCTTCTGACTCCAATAAATGTAATATTAGGGTTTGCGCAGGAACTCTGGGAGAGTATCGATAAACCGTCGGAGGAACAGAAGGAGGCAGTTGAAATAATAAAAGAGAACCAGAAACTTCTTCTTCAGATTATGGATAATGCCGTTGAATATTCAACTCTTCAGCAGAAAATTGTAAAGTTCAAACCTGAGCTTATTAAATTTGTTGACCTTCTCAATCCGCTCAAAGAGAATACAAAAAAATTGAGCGAGTCTAAAAAAGTAGAACTTGAATACGGTAAAATATCATCATCGCTCACTCTTGAAAGCGATAAACAGAAATTCATTTCTCTGGTAAGCCTTCTCATTAAAATTGGTATTCAAATTACAAAGGAAACTTCCATTTACCTTTCCGCTTTTAATTCTGATGAAAACAATATAGTGGTATCAATTAAGGATACCAAAAAAGCAATAACTCCGTATTTACTGAAAGGTTTCAATGATGTTTTCTCTGATGAAGAATCCGTAATAAGGAGAAATTATGGATTTTCAAGATTTTCCTTGCGACTAGCGAATAAACTTATAGAGCTTCTTTCGGCAAATAAATATATTGTTATGAAAGGGGATGAAGCTGTTGAGTTTGGATTTTCCTTCCCGGTCAAATTCAATATAAGCGAAAAATCGAATATTGAAGTCGAGAGTGTAAAAGCTGTGGAAACCGACCGGAAGTCTGCGGGAAAAACTCCGCTTCAGGATATCCCCGATAAGCCGGCGGCCACCGCTAAATTTACCGAACTCGATCTTTCGCAACTTAATGTTTTGTACTTTGAAGACCAGGTAGATTCTCAGATACTCTTTAAGAACCAGATGAAAGACCTTAGGAGTATTGAGTTCGCCCCCAGTTTCGAGTCCGCTCTTCCTTTGTTAAAGACTAAACGTTTCGATGTGATAATAATGGATATTAACCTGCAAGGTGAGTATAACGGACTTGATGCTCTCAGGATTATCCAGAAAATGCCGGGGCACAGGGATATACCGATTATCGCTTCAACTGCTTATACTCAGCCGGGTGCCAGGGAGAATTTTATGGCTGCCGGTTTTACTGAATTTTTAGCTAAACCGCTTCTTCGCGAGAAAGTTATTGACCTCTTAAGGAAGCTTCTTGTTAAGTAG
- a CDS encoding phosphatidylglycerophosphatase A, with the protein MKLNQIEKFIGSGFYTGYIPKASGTFASLLAMLLFLIPGFENPSILIFIISLSIVAGVKIANRFESVYGKDPSQFTFDEFIGTWITLLFIPKKIWYLVPAFILWRFLDIVKPFPAKKLELLKGGWGVVLDDVMAGIYSFIVIQITIHLINRFL; encoded by the coding sequence TTGAAACTAAATCAGATTGAAAAATTTATAGGATCCGGATTCTATACCGGGTATATTCCAAAAGCAAGCGGTACATTTGCAAGTCTCCTTGCAATGCTTCTGTTTCTTATCCCCGGATTTGAAAATCCTTCAATTCTCATATTCATAATTTCTTTATCAATTGTTGCGGGTGTTAAGATTGCAAATAGATTCGAATCGGTTTACGGAAAAGACCCGTCTCAGTTTACATTTGATGAGTTTATCGGAACATGGATTACGCTCCTGTTTATTCCTAAAAAAATCTGGTATCTTGTACCTGCCTTTATACTTTGGAGATTCCTTGATATTGTAAAACCTTTTCCTGCAAAGAAATTGGAATTGTTGAAAGGGGGCTGGGGGGTTGTGCTTGACGATGTTATGGCAGGTATCTATTCATTCATTGTAATCCAGATAACAATACATCTAATCAACCGTTTTTTATAA
- the thpR gene encoding RNA 2',3'-cyclic phosphodiesterase has product MMIRSFIALELPEPVIGRLVSAEHELELAPGKINWEGKDKLHVTLKFIGDITENNLIKLSHLLEILVLRFNTFELSLDQLGYFKSNGIPRILWAGLKENGNLTKLAGEIDILCSEFGFEREKRKFKPHITLLRIKNEDIINNLKPVGEIDFDQLKFETGKVTLFQSILSKNGSIYKPIKSFLTKK; this is encoded by the coding sequence ATGATGATTAGAAGTTTTATTGCCCTCGAGCTGCCGGAACCGGTTATCGGCCGGCTGGTCTCTGCAGAACATGAGCTCGAATTGGCTCCCGGGAAAATTAATTGGGAGGGAAAAGATAAACTTCATGTCACTCTTAAATTTATAGGTGATATAACAGAGAATAATTTGATAAAGTTGTCACACCTTCTTGAAATTCTCGTTTTACGTTTTAATACTTTCGAATTGTCTTTGGATCAACTCGGTTATTTCAAGTCGAACGGAATACCCAGAATTTTATGGGCCGGATTAAAAGAAAATGGTAATCTGACAAAACTTGCCGGCGAAATTGATATATTGTGCAGTGAATTTGGTTTTGAAAGGGAAAAGAGAAAGTTCAAACCCCATATCACACTTCTCCGGATCAAAAACGAGGATATCATTAATAATCTGAAACCGGTTGGAGAAATTGATTTTGATCAATTAAAATTTGAGACCGGGAAGGTGACTTTATTCCAGAGCATTCTTTCAAAAAATGGATCTATCTACAAACCGATAAAAAGTTTTTTAACTAAAAAATAG
- a CDS encoding competence/damage-inducible protein A — MKAKIITIGDEILIGQTINSNAAYIGEQLTSLQVEVASSVVVGDNEQQIRNEFKKAMDHHDVVIVTGGLGPTHDDVTRKSVVEFFNTELVSNPDVLSDIKKFFEVRGRQLTKTNEDQSLVPKIAQPIRNGRGTAPGFWIEKGKKVFVAMPGVPYEMKGMMESFVIPQLEERIGLRKVFKKTINLLTTGIPESVLYDRLGNLDELLGGATMAFLPSQFGVKMRITALANSTELAQNKIEDIEQKIRSLVGRYIFGKENDTMESVVGKLLVDRNLKLAVAESCTGGLISHRLTNVSGSSGFLERGIVAYSNAAKVELLKVNEDSIAKNGAVSLEIARQMAEGIKAVSGSDIGLAVTGIMGPTGATPAKPVGLVFIGICDDKICTAKEFRFGDDRLLNKDRTSQAALEMLRRNLLGITYDD, encoded by the coding sequence ATGAAAGCAAAAATTATAACAATTGGTGATGAAATTTTAATTGGTCAGACTATTAATTCCAACGCAGCTTATATCGGGGAACAATTGACTTCTTTACAGGTTGAAGTTGCTTCCTCCGTTGTTGTTGGTGATAACGAACAGCAGATCAGAAATGAATTCAAGAAAGCAATGGACCATCACGATGTTGTTATCGTTACCGGTGGTTTAGGCCCAACTCACGACGATGTGACGCGGAAATCTGTGGTGGAATTCTTTAACACTGAGCTTGTCAGTAACCCTGATGTACTGTCAGATATCAAAAAATTCTTCGAAGTGAGAGGAAGGCAGTTAACCAAAACTAACGAGGACCAGTCACTGGTACCTAAAATCGCACAGCCGATCAGAAATGGTAGAGGCACTGCACCTGGATTCTGGATCGAAAAAGGGAAGAAAGTCTTCGTAGCAATGCCCGGCGTTCCTTATGAAATGAAGGGCATGATGGAATCGTTTGTAATTCCCCAGCTCGAAGAGAGAATCGGTCTTCGTAAAGTTTTCAAGAAAACTATCAACCTTCTGACTACTGGTATACCCGAATCAGTTTTATACGACCGGCTTGGTAATCTTGACGAGCTTCTCGGCGGAGCAACTATGGCGTTTCTACCGAGTCAGTTTGGTGTTAAAATGCGTATTACCGCTCTGGCAAATTCAACTGAATTAGCTCAGAATAAAATTGAGGATATTGAACAGAAAATCAGAAGTCTTGTTGGCAGATATATTTTTGGTAAAGAGAATGATACTATGGAAAGTGTCGTCGGTAAGTTATTGGTAGACAGGAATTTAAAGCTTGCAGTTGCAGAATCTTGTACAGGGGGTTTAATCAGTCATCGTTTGACAAATGTGAGTGGTAGCAGCGGATTTTTGGAACGAGGTATTGTAGCTTATAGTAATGCCGCCAAAGTAGAACTTTTGAAAGTTAACGAGGATTCTATAGCAAAAAACGGTGCGGTTAGCCTTGAAATCGCCCGCCAAATGGCTGAAGGGATTAAGGCCGTTAGCGGTTCGGATATTGGATTGGCTGTTACCGGGATCATGGGGCCTACGGGAGCAACACCCGCAAAACCGGTCGGATTAGTCTTCATCGGTATTTGCGATGATAAAATCTGCACGGCAAAAGAATTCAGGTTCGGCGATGATCGTCTCCTGAATAAAGATAGAACCTCTCAGGCGGCTCTCGAAATGCTGAGAAGAAACCTGCTCGGTATTACTTATGATGATTAG